A section of the Rummeliibacillus pycnus genome encodes:
- a CDS encoding PDR/VanB family oxidoreductase: MRVAGNIEVKIEKIIHETPNVKRFRLVPTDQSLLPPFTGGSHIETTIENNDQRFVRSYSLTSPPTERNFYEIAIQRDPHSRGGSVFWHEQAEIGQTLCISFPRNHFPLSSRGRHHAFYAAGIGITPFLTMIRDLPKEDTFELHYAARTKQSCAFYDYLQEHYPDQTTFYFSRVQNPQRLTTDIMATHRVGTHVYFCGPTPMVEEFRNAAKSIGYPVSAIHFELFGNNADNLPKNPFIVELTESEQILEVSDKETLLETLLKAGIDAPHSCRIGGCGSCEVDVIEGEVDHRDVFLSEENKKTRKTILTCCSRAKSEKLTLKL; encoded by the coding sequence AAAAATTATCCATGAGACACCTAATGTAAAACGTTTTCGACTTGTTCCAACCGATCAATCTCTTTTACCACCTTTTACAGGGGGATCTCATATTGAAACGACCATTGAAAATAATGATCAACGTTTTGTTCGTTCCTATTCTTTAACAAGTCCCCCAACCGAACGTAATTTTTATGAAATTGCCATTCAACGAGATCCACATTCTCGTGGTGGATCAGTGTTTTGGCATGAACAGGCTGAGATTGGTCAAACACTATGTATCAGTTTTCCAAGAAATCATTTTCCACTTAGTTCACGTGGCCGTCACCATGCATTTTATGCGGCAGGTATTGGGATTACACCATTCCTAACCATGATTCGTGATTTGCCAAAAGAAGATACTTTTGAATTGCATTATGCAGCTAGAACAAAACAATCTTGTGCTTTTTATGATTATTTACAAGAGCACTATCCGGATCAAACAACGTTTTACTTTAGCCGAGTTCAAAATCCCCAACGGTTGACAACGGACATAATGGCAACTCATCGCGTTGGAACTCACGTTTACTTTTGTGGGCCAACGCCCATGGTAGAAGAATTTCGTAACGCAGCCAAATCTATAGGCTATCCTGTTAGTGCTATTCATTTTGAATTGTTCGGTAACAACGCTGACAACTTACCAAAAAATCCTTTCATCGTGGAACTTACTGAAAGTGAGCAAATACTTGAAGTATCTGACAAAGAAACTTTACTTGAAACACTTTTAAAGGCAGGCATTGATGCTCCTCATTCTTGCCGTATTGGTGGTTGTGGAAGTTGTGAAGTAGATGTTATCGAGGGTGAAGTAGATCACCGAGATGTTTTCTTAAGTGAGGAAAATAAAAAGACGCGTAAAACGATCTTAACTTGCTGTTCACGTGCCAAATCAGAAAAACTTACTTTAAAACTATAA
- a CDS encoding aldehyde dehydrogenase family protein: protein MKMTIQTSVLTLKNYINGQWSEPISKQYEEVINPANQEVIAYAPLSTKEETELAIQAAKESFHSGIWASKTTHERAAVLVEIANKIDEMAEELTILETLDNGKRKDEASFDIADAATAFRYYAGLILHPDGETYPVPDNVQAMVIKEPIGVAGLIVPWNFPLLMAVWKIAPALAAGNSIVFKPSEVTPVTAMKLFEIMHDAGVPKGVANMVIGHGDPVGQTIAESIDVDIISFTGSTNTGRKIMQAASSNLKKISLELGGKSPNIIFADADLETAVDYGLFGIFYGAGQVCSSGSRILVEESIYDEFVARYIKRANNIKVGPGLAEETEMGAIVSEQQMNRILNYIESGIQEGATLATGGKRLIENGLDKGFFIAPTVFTDVTNDMRIVREEIFGPVVTIQKFHSEEEAIQLANDTDYGLAGGVFSNDGAKALRVIKKVRAGITWVNDYHPTYVEAPWGGYKQSGIGRSLGKYGLEEFQETKQINIRLNVEPNGWFN from the coding sequence ATGAAAATGACAATTCAAACAAGTGTATTAACATTAAAAAACTATATTAACGGTCAATGGAGTGAACCCATTTCAAAACAATACGAAGAAGTGATTAATCCTGCTAACCAAGAAGTAATTGCTTACGCTCCCCTTTCAACAAAAGAAGAAACAGAACTCGCTATTCAAGCAGCAAAAGAAAGTTTTCATTCAGGTATTTGGGCTTCTAAAACTACACACGAACGAGCAGCAGTATTAGTCGAAATCGCCAATAAAATTGATGAAATGGCAGAAGAATTAACAATCCTAGAAACACTCGATAATGGTAAACGAAAAGATGAAGCAAGCTTTGATATTGCGGATGCCGCAACAGCCTTCCGATACTATGCAGGTCTAATCTTACATCCAGATGGCGAGACTTATCCCGTACCTGATAATGTGCAGGCAATGGTGATAAAAGAACCAATCGGGGTTGCAGGATTGATCGTACCATGGAATTTTCCTCTATTAATGGCTGTATGGAAAATCGCTCCGGCATTAGCAGCAGGTAATAGTATTGTTTTCAAACCCTCTGAGGTCACACCTGTAACAGCTATGAAACTGTTTGAAATTATGCATGATGCTGGTGTACCAAAAGGTGTTGCTAATATGGTCATCGGACATGGTGATCCCGTTGGCCAAACGATTGCAGAAAGCATAGATGTTGATATCATCTCCTTTACTGGTAGTACAAATACTGGACGTAAAATAATGCAGGCAGCAAGCAGTAATCTGAAGAAGATTTCCTTAGAACTTGGGGGCAAATCACCTAATATTATTTTTGCTGATGCAGATTTAGAAACAGCTGTTGATTATGGATTATTTGGGATTTTCTATGGTGCAGGTCAAGTTTGTTCTTCAGGTAGTCGGATTTTAGTTGAAGAGAGCATATATGATGAGTTTGTTGCACGGTATATTAAGCGGGCCAACAATATTAAAGTAGGTCCCGGACTTGCAGAAGAAACAGAAATGGGTGCAATTGTTAGTGAACAACAGATGAATCGCATTTTAAATTATATTGAAAGTGGGATTCAAGAAGGTGCTACACTTGCTACTGGTGGTAAACGCCTCATAGAAAATGGATTAGACAAAGGATTCTTTATAGCTCCAACTGTTTTCACAGATGTTACAAACGATATGCGTATCGTCCGCGAAGAAATCTTTGGCCCAGTAGTTACTATCCAAAAGTTCCATTCTGAAGAAGAGGCCATTCAACTCGCAAATGATACGGATTATGGCTTAGCTGGTGGCGTTTTTTCCAATGATGGCGCAAAAGCCTTACGTGTGATTAAAAAAGTTCGCGCGGGTATTACGTGGGTTAATGATTATCACCCAACTTATGTAGAAGCTCCTTGGGGTGGTTACAAACAAAGTGGAATTGGGCGCAGTTTAGGTAAATACGGTCTAGAGGAATTCCAAGAAACAAAACAGATCAATATTCGCCTAAATGTTGAACCAAATGGTTGGTTTAACTAA
- a CDS encoding Two component regulator three Y domain-containing protein, with protein sequence MFKGEKVFESEKSIKYLFQKSYAKTNNLVIIFSAFPTKGKQPTYNFVRTLSEFDCNKLFILDDFGSRASYYLCEKKDFAIERSVISLINFIIKENDINFIISCGSSKGGYAALYYGIKYGFDHIIAASPQYYLGDYLLDQTNSQDVTLFMSGVSADEDHRFLNEIMPKMIEKTQNKPNIFIHLGKDEPHYENHVKPLLAKLDEVHINYELNLGNYHKHSDVGKFFPTLLKNTIRELLNYPSLEIIQSMKGKQSIGSQCIFEVITDSEKNNIAWYVYRDNERIDMKNYSTDHQLSVTFDRVGKYHAKAFAVNSLKHKVSVSSEEIEVF encoded by the coding sequence ATGTTTAAAGGCGAAAAAGTATTCGAAAGTGAAAAATCCATCAAATATCTGTTCCAAAAATCATATGCAAAGACAAATAACTTAGTTATTATCTTTTCAGCATTTCCTACTAAAGGAAAGCAACCAACATATAATTTTGTTCGAACCTTATCGGAGTTCGATTGTAACAAGCTATTTATATTAGACGATTTCGGTAGTCGAGCAAGTTACTATCTATGTGAAAAGAAAGACTTCGCCATCGAAAGATCCGTCATTTCTTTAATTAATTTTATTATCAAAGAAAATGACATTAATTTTATCATTTCTTGTGGTTCTAGCAAAGGTGGCTATGCAGCATTATATTATGGCATTAAGTATGGATTCGATCACATTATCGCTGCTTCGCCTCAATATTATTTAGGTGACTATTTATTAGATCAGACAAATTCACAGGATGTGACTCTTTTTATGTCCGGAGTTTCAGCAGATGAAGATCACCGATTTCTGAATGAGATTATGCCGAAGATGATTGAGAAAACACAAAACAAGCCTAATATTTTCATTCATCTGGGTAAAGATGAGCCACACTATGAAAATCATGTAAAGCCCTTATTAGCAAAATTAGATGAAGTTCATATCAATTACGAACTTAATTTGGGTAACTATCATAAACATAGTGATGTTGGCAAATTCTTTCCTACTCTATTGAAAAACACGATTCGAGAGTTATTAAATTATCCATCACTTGAAATCATCCAATCGATGAAGGGAAAGCAATCCATTGGTTCACAATGCATATTTGAGGTTATAACCGACTCTGAGAAAAATAATATTGCATGGTATGTCTACCGTGATAACGAACGAATTGATATGAAAAATTATTCGACCGATCATCAACTTTCAGTAACATTTGACCGAGTTGGAAAATATCATGCAAAAGCATTTGCAGTTAATAGCTTAAAGCATAAAGTTTCTGTTAGTTCTGAAGAGATTGAGGTTTTTTAA
- a CDS encoding fibronectin type III domain-containing protein — MKKLFYSFIFACTLFLSLSIVDRAEASVLGTRENPFNAYEKTIFTYQPYSFKTKKEVELQLLELTTGEKANQIVQQEYKYNVLPQSDEQWLFFKYNLKHIKNSKDEQLAATDIIYNNQYTSDFYFSKNYRGIQPISTAIFYGDLKEYDARKVLLYPGAQSYAYAGALLKKSDGYPLFRIRKANGTYYWFSTDPKAFSVRSNAKSSYAYTGKAIQPSITVKTPKTTLKKNVDYTVSYKNNKNVGKATVTIKGKGQYEGITRSFTFIIKPKSPTIITASNSSKYTVTLKWKKVTGAKKYEIYYAHSGSNYYYKFYTTKSTSKKLSYFGRGNTYKFKIRAVYNSEIYNDSQVKSVKITK; from the coding sequence ATGAAAAAACTATTCTATTCATTTATTTTTGCATGTACTTTATTTTTAAGTTTGTCGATTGTAGATCGAGCTGAAGCATCAGTGCTCGGTACTAGAGAAAATCCTTTTAACGCATATGAGAAAACAATCTTTACTTATCAACCATATTCTTTTAAAACCAAGAAAGAAGTTGAACTTCAATTATTAGAATTGACAACAGGTGAAAAGGCAAATCAAATTGTGCAACAAGAATACAAATATAATGTGCTGCCACAAAGTGATGAACAATGGCTATTTTTTAAATATAACTTAAAACACATAAAAAATAGCAAAGATGAGCAATTGGCTGCGACTGATATTATATATAACAACCAATATACCTCTGATTTTTACTTTTCAAAAAATTATCGAGGGATTCAGCCGATTAGTACGGCAATATTTTACGGGGATTTGAAGGAATACGATGCCCGCAAAGTACTTTTATATCCAGGAGCACAAAGCTATGCATATGCCGGAGCATTACTAAAAAAATCTGATGGTTATCCATTATTCAGAATCCGTAAAGCAAATGGTACGTATTATTGGTTCTCAACTGACCCAAAAGCTTTTTCAGTCAGATCCAATGCGAAAAGTAGCTATGCTTATACGGGAAAAGCAATTCAACCATCAATTACAGTTAAAACACCAAAAACAACTCTAAAGAAGAATGTGGATTATACCGTTTCATATAAAAACAACAAAAACGTTGGAAAAGCTACTGTTACCATTAAAGGTAAAGGACAATATGAAGGCATAACCAGATCATTTACATTTATCATCAAACCTAAGTCACCAACCATTATAACAGCTTCCAACTCAAGTAAATATACGGTTACATTAAAATGGAAAAAAGTGACGGGTGCCAAAAAGTATGAAATCTACTATGCACACAGTGGATCAAACTATTATTATAAATTTTATACAACAAAGAGTACCTCAAAGAAACTATCGTATTTTGGCAGAGGCAATACTTATAAATTCAAAATAAGAGCCGTTTATAATAGTGAAATTTATAACGATAGTCAGGTAAAATCAGTAAAGATAACGAAATAG